A part of Dehalococcoidales bacterium genomic DNA contains:
- a CDS encoding HNH endonuclease signature motif containing protein, producing MKESKIMGRVCVFVPDHPASNNRGYILRSRFVMEKKLGRRLDSSEEVHHINGDPLDDRIENLRVMTKGEHTRHHWRSGKSALGKRRVHDWDLMRKLYEDGLGCRRIAKIIGSSKTAVQYAFKQMGLVPRKKGA from the coding sequence ATGAAGGAAAGCAAAATTATGGGAAGGGTTTGTGTTTTTGTTCCAGATCATCCTGCGTCCAATAATCGTGGATACATTTTAAGATCTAGGTTTGTGATGGAGAAGAAGCTCGGTAGGAGGCTAGATAGTAGCGAGGAGGTTCATCATATAAACGGAGATCCGCTGGATGACAGGATAGAGAACCTAAGAGTTATGACCAAGGGAGAGCATACCAGGCATCACTGGAGAAGCGGAAAGTCTGCACTTGGAAAGCGGAGAGTTCATGACTGGGATTTGATGAGGAAATTGTATGAGGATGGTCTTGGTTGTAGGCGTATTGCTAAGATTATAGGCAGTAGTAAGACTGCTGTTCAATACGCATTTAAGCAAATGGGTCTTGTTCCGAGAAAGAAAGGGGCCTGA
- a CDS encoding nucleotidyltransferase domain-containing protein, with protein sequence MDFREIAYSNQILRVRVGSHLFGTSTPDSDTDYEGIFMPPVEMLFGFKSCHEIDLGTVSKAESGRNTAEAVDYKVREFRDFCRLALENNPNILNVLFADDESVMFCNEYGKRLRLSKFLFPHLGCVRRYKGYAMSQMKKMKIKPDNYERLKSAEEVLSASDRGDILVEVVKSRGERIGGTNPFKDLGAGKHIQVGDIFLERGIKVSKALSTIQGRLERAGNRSKMWEKFGYDVKFASNLIQILMQGRELVSTGGLMFPLAEASLILDIKRGKCTADEVQNMAEEIERQIDAAEASSPLPKQAKHKDVEQFVIEETIRWTSDHDIF encoded by the coding sequence ATGGACTTCAGGGAAATAGCGTACAGTAATCAAATTCTCAGGGTTAGAGTCGGATCGCACTTGTTCGGCACTAGCACACCCGATAGCGATACTGACTATGAGGGCATATTCATGCCTCCTGTCGAAATGCTCTTTGGTTTCAAAAGCTGTCATGAGATTGATCTCGGCACGGTCAGCAAGGCCGAGAGCGGGAGGAACACGGCCGAAGCCGTTGACTACAAGGTCAGGGAATTCCGGGATTTTTGCAGGCTTGCGCTCGAGAACAATCCCAATATCCTGAACGTCCTTTTCGCCGATGACGAGAGTGTCATGTTTTGTAATGAATATGGTAAGCGTCTTAGGCTTTCCAAATTTCTGTTTCCTCATCTGGGGTGCGTCCGTAGGTATAAGGGATACGCCATGTCACAGATGAAGAAGATGAAGATCAAGCCCGATAACTACGAGAGACTGAAATCCGCAGAGGAAGTGCTGTCCGCGAGCGACCGGGGCGACATACTCGTTGAGGTAGTCAAAAGTCGGGGGGAACGGATAGGCGGAACAAATCCGTTCAAGGACTTGGGTGCTGGAAAACACATCCAAGTAGGCGACATTTTTCTCGAGCGCGGCATCAAGGTCAGCAAGGCGCTGTCTACGATTCAGGGGAGGCTTGAGAGGGCCGGGAATCGCTCTAAAATGTGGGAAAAGTTTGGATACGACGTGAAGTTCGCGTCGAATCTTATTCAGATACTCATGCAAGGGCGAGAGCTTGTTTCAACCGGAGGTTTAATGTTTCCGCTTGCTGAAGCCAGTTTGATTTTGGACATCAAGCGGGGCAAGTGTACCGCCGATGAAGTGCAGAATATGGCCGAGGAAATCGAGCGACAAATTGACGCTGCGGAGGCCAGCTCTCCGTTGCCCAAACAGGCAAAACATAAGGATGTCGAACAGTTCGTTATCGAAGAGACGATAAGATGGACCAGTGACCACGATATTTTCTGA
- a CDS encoding MmcB family DNA repair protein: protein MITADTILGLLKAKHSDDLFVPECRVGFGPFIVDGRIDAWAMKKSWAKPLTVGYEIKVNRSDFIHDNKWQIYLPYCNEFYFCSPRDVIDPKEVPDSCGLIYVSSTGSRLFTKVKAQWKGIPDGTLEPLYKALLMSRVRIKSRFVEHQSSGQATLRFVESFIAEKEHNRRYGRNLSKRYAEIYKDKIKAVADENQKLQREVENLELFKTMMQDIGVDPGDYRSAQKAKRAVMGEDVANMVVVLRDAKRQLSEIITKMEAGCPK, encoded by the coding sequence GTGATTACCGCTGATACCATCTTGGGTCTTCTTAAGGCCAAGCATTCGGACGACCTGTTCGTCCCTGAATGTCGGGTAGGATTCGGTCCGTTTATAGTAGATGGCCGTATCGACGCATGGGCGATGAAAAAATCATGGGCTAAGCCTCTTACGGTCGGATATGAAATCAAGGTCAATCGGTCTGATTTTATACACGACAACAAGTGGCAGATATATTTGCCGTACTGTAACGAGTTCTATTTTTGTAGCCCCAGGGATGTCATTGACCCGAAGGAGGTGCCAGACAGTTGTGGGCTAATCTACGTTTCTTCCACGGGGAGCAGGTTGTTCACGAAGGTCAAAGCGCAATGGAAGGGCATCCCGGACGGCACGTTGGAGCCTTTATATAAGGCGTTGCTGATGTCCAGGGTCCGCATCAAATCCAGGTTTGTCGAGCATCAGTCTAGTGGTCAAGCAACGCTCAGGTTTGTTGAATCATTTATTGCGGAAAAAGAGCATAACCGAAGATATGGCCGGAATCTCTCGAAGAGGTACGCGGAAATATACAAGGATAAGATCAAGGCAGTGGCCGATGAGAATCAGAAGCTGCAAAGAGAAGTTGAAAACCTAGAGTTGTTTAAAACCATGATGCAAGACATCGGCGTGGACCCCGGTGATTACCGGTCGGCACAAAAGGCCAAGCGTGCGGTCATGGGTGAAGATGTCGCCAATATGGTTGTGGTACTTCGCGATGCCAAAAGACAGCTATCGGAGATAATCACAAAAATGGAGGCCGGATGTCCAAAATAG